In Toxoplasma gondii ME49 chromosome II, whole genome shotgun sequence, the genomic stretch CACTGGACAGCTGTTCACTGTCATGGAGAGGCTCGAAGGTCCGCCACTTCGCGCCTATCTCCTCGAAAGACACGCCGAAGATCTTCCGACGGAACTGGAAGCATTCCAAATCGTTTTTCCGGTTCTAAAGGGACTTCAGGAGTTCCACGAGAAAGGAGTAAGCGGGAGGAATCGAATAAAACTTAGCAGCAGACACCTCTGTACTTGATGCACTTAAACATGATGGTAGTGAAAAGCACATTAGAACATTCATCCGGTAAGCACAGACACgcaagatctaaaccagtaggAGACACGTGCaaacatgcacacacatatgtGTTGGTCGGCGTCCTACACAGCACTATTTTTCCAGTGAACAAGAGTTCGACTCCACTGATTCAGGTCCCTCGGTTTCCTTGGTCCTCTGTCGCCACACAGCCTTTCACCTTTGTTTCGGCACTGTCGTTTCCGTTGCAGTTCATCCACGGGGACATAAAAGTGGAGAATTTAATGTTTCGGCACTCGCCTCCGAACCTAGAGGCTCTCACGATCGTCGACGTCGATACACTCCTCCCTCACATCCCGGGTGCCGACGGCCTGACGCATCTTCCGGTCAGCTGTCCAGCTCTAGAAAAGCAGGCTGCGAAAGAGAATGGGGTGGGAAACCCGTCCTTATTGGCGAGGAGACAATCCGTGCTGTCTCAACGAAAGAGCCGAAACTTTGAGGGTACCAAGAATCCGTTGAGCTGGGCCTTCGGACACTCTATTCCAGGGGGCAATGCAGACGCGTCCACGGCTCGGAATGGAGCTGGAGAAACAGTCGCCTGTTCGAAGGCaatggaagaaaaagaagggaaaCCTTCGGTGAAAGAAGTGATAGAGCAAGGGAGTGTATTTGCAGCTTGTGGAAAAGGTGCAGGATGCGTGGGCTGCAGCTTCACTCCCCAATACGTCCCATTTGACATCTTTGTCGAGAGAAAATTTTCACCCTACGTTGATGTCTACGCCGTCGGTTGTGTCCTCTACTTGCTCATGGAAGGATGCTTTCCCCATGAGCCAGGATATTTTGCCAGGTAAGAAAAAAGTCTGCAAGTTTCACGGAAAACATTCTGTCTCTACAAATGCGGTCCCTAATCTGGAATAAACAGGCAAGCATTTGCTTTTTCAGATTCCTGCCTTCAGTGAAATGTGCTGAAAAGATTTACGGAACACGTTTTGCCTCTACAGATGCAGTTTCTAACGTGGAATAGGTGATCATGCCTTCGCTGCATCCCATCCACTGTGGAAACTGGAAGCGTGCAAACTGCCGATTCCAGTGAGGATTGGCCTTGCCTTCGCTGTGCTACTCTtacgagagaaaacgaagcggTTTTCAACGAATAGGTGTGCGTACAGTCTCAGGGGAGATTCGATGACCCGGCGAATCTGCGAGATCTCCATGTCCTTCCCCCTGCTGGTGCTTGTGGCGTCGTCTATTCCGATTTGCTTATCGTGGTCGTTTATCGGCACTGTCTGTGGTCTTTACAGTAATGGCCTCTTGAACATTGGAGTGACAAGCAGGTTGGGAGCAGAGCCAGTTTTCCATCGAGCGAAGCGACAATACTCGGCAGTTTGCGAGAACTTCATGAGGCGCCTGCTCCACAAGAACCGGAAGTATCGGATTTCAGACGCAACAGAAGCTCTGCAGCATCCGTGGATTGACTACATGGCTTGGTTGTtagcgaaaaaaaaagaggaagaggaaaactaCCAAGTAGTAGACGGGACaacgggagagagggagattTTGatagaagagaaaagagaaagcgcACACAGAGGGAACCACGTAGATAGAAAGGTGGGCGAGACCGCTCTCTCGGTAGCGATCGAAATCAACGAGGCCGGGGAAGGATCCGGGTTGAAAAC encodes the following:
- a CDS encoding CMGC kinase, MAPK family, MEK kinase-related (incomplete catalytic triad) (encoded by transcript TGME49_221550) — translated: MGASESTQVPNSIPQGRGLVAHIDKFCRLGEGGYGVVYGGHLSPSGQPVAVKVVQRHHSLSACEDEGLNDTEAAEANLGYRQGRSDFLSDPEGTTEAGKNLNAQHSSDLDEKHHEHVEHVNQTEQQSGAPAEENTGADTKFEKSNDGDTCTDTPRRLSSKQSITTQGSLSARSPKNSHEFVTFSTSPPKSIFESPHLLRVYGIYLCLHTGQLFTVMERLEGPPLRAYLLERHAEDLPTELEAFQIVFPVLKGLQEFHEKGFIHGDIKVENLMFRHSPPNLEALTIVDVDTLLPHIPGADGLTHLPVSCPALEKQAAKENGVGNPSLLARRQSVLSQRKSRNFEGTKNPLSWAFGHSIPGGNADASTARNGAGETVACSKAMEEKEGKPSVKEVIEQGSVFAACGKGAGCVGCSFTPQYVPFDIFVERKFSPYVDVYAVGCVLYLLMEGCFPHEPGYFASNGLLNIGVTSRLGAEPVFHRAKRQYSAVCENFMRRLLHKNRKYRISDATEALQHPWIDYMAWLLAKKKEEEENYQVVDGTTGEREILIEEKRESAHRGNHVDRKVGETALSVAIEINEAGEGSGLKTSASDPSSAVDARE